The Lysobacter gummosus genome includes a region encoding these proteins:
- a CDS encoding agmatine deiminase family protein, giving the protein MTNNALRFPAEWEPQSAVLIAWPNADTDWAQRLGEVEETYIALVAAITRFQPVLICVADDDVQAYARARLSSARIDMERVRFIDAPYDDTWLRDSGPITLKAGDGFRLLDFRFTGWGGKFDASQDDLLVERLHDQGIFAKSDRQNIDFALEGGGIETDGAGTLLSTWQCLHERHPDASREEITAKLSAWLQQDRVLWLDHGYLEGDDTDAHIDTLARFAAEDAIVYQGCDDPADSHYPELQAMAAELAALRTRDGRPYRLFALPWAQPIIDENRRLAASYANFLIINGAVLMPAYGDARDGEAQAVLAQAFPDREIVAVPCRPLIWQNGSLHCVTMQLPQGVVAG; this is encoded by the coding sequence ATGACTAACAACGCATTGCGCTTCCCCGCGGAGTGGGAACCCCAGTCCGCGGTCCTTATCGCGTGGCCGAACGCCGACACCGACTGGGCGCAACGCCTGGGCGAGGTCGAAGAGACCTACATCGCCCTGGTCGCGGCCATCACCCGCTTCCAACCCGTGCTGATCTGCGTGGCCGACGACGACGTCCAGGCCTACGCCCGCGCGCGCCTGTCCTCGGCGCGCATCGACATGGAGCGGGTGCGCTTCATCGATGCGCCCTACGACGACACCTGGCTGCGCGACTCCGGCCCGATCACGCTCAAGGCCGGCGACGGCTTCCGCCTGCTCGACTTCCGCTTCACCGGCTGGGGCGGCAAGTTCGACGCCAGCCAGGACGATCTGCTGGTCGAACGCCTGCACGACCAGGGAATCTTCGCGAAGAGTGATCGCCAAAATATTGATTTTGCATTGGAAGGCGGCGGCATCGAGACCGATGGTGCCGGCACTTTGCTGAGCACCTGGCAGTGCCTGCACGAGCGCCACCCCGACGCCAGCCGCGAAGAGATCACCGCCAAGCTGTCGGCCTGGCTGCAGCAGGACCGGGTGCTGTGGCTGGATCACGGCTACCTGGAAGGCGACGACACCGACGCCCATATCGACACCCTGGCCCGCTTCGCCGCCGAGGATGCGATCGTCTACCAGGGTTGCGACGACCCGGCCGACTCGCACTATCCCGAGCTGCAGGCCATGGCCGCCGAGCTGGCCGCCCTGCGCACCCGCGACGGCCGACCCTACCGCCTGTTCGCGCTGCCGTGGGCGCAGCCGATCATCGACGAAAACCGAAGACTGGCGGCCAGTTACGCCAACTTCCTCATCATCAATGGAGCCGTGCTGATGCCGGCCTACGGCGACGCCCGCGACGGCGAAGCCCAGGCGGTGCTGGCGCAGGCCTTCCCGGATCGCGAGATCGTCGCCGTGCCCTGCCGGCCCTTGATCTGGCAGAACGGCAGCCTGCATTGCGTGACCATGCAGCTGCCGCAGGGCGTGGTCGCCGGCTGA
- a CDS encoding alpha/beta hydrolase: MYPLIAKISTTVRNAIKLYRLRFGFLLGAWLAPNATMHRAATLFCTPFASSRRRALAAPTFGAREETLQIDGHAIATYVWGDPQQQPYVLFAHGWSSHGTRVAKWLPQLRAEGYAVVAFDQLGHGRSGGRLATLPDFTRHLFAVGEHYGPAALVIGHSLGGAAALLAMARGMRAERVVLIAPAADPVAAVKRFARFLWVGEDICRRMFAYYESHIGISFDSQQAHRNAPTIASPALIVHDLDDREVPWSEGERYARYWPDSRLLSTQGLGHNRIADDGNVIGAALRFLHGEQVGDKVVSSENLPYGFA, translated from the coding sequence ATGTATCCGCTTATCGCCAAAATTAGCACGACCGTTCGTAATGCAATCAAGCTCTACCGGCTGCGTTTCGGCTTCCTGCTCGGCGCCTGGCTCGCGCCCAACGCGACCATGCACCGCGCCGCGACGCTGTTCTGCACGCCGTTCGCGTCCTCGCGCCGGCGCGCCCTGGCTGCGCCTACCTTCGGTGCGCGCGAAGAGACTCTCCAGATCGACGGCCACGCCATCGCCACCTATGTCTGGGGCGATCCGCAGCAGCAGCCGTATGTGCTGTTTGCACACGGCTGGTCGAGCCATGGCACCCGCGTCGCCAAGTGGTTGCCGCAATTGCGCGCGGAAGGCTACGCCGTGGTCGCCTTCGATCAGCTCGGCCACGGCCGCAGCGGCGGGCGCCTGGCCACCCTGCCCGATTTCACCCGTCACCTGTTCGCGGTCGGCGAGCACTACGGCCCGGCGGCGCTGGTGATCGGCCATTCGCTGGGCGGCGCGGCGGCGCTGCTCGCAATGGCGCGCGGCATGCGCGCCGAACGCGTGGTGCTGATCGCGCCGGCCGCCGATCCGGTCGCCGCGGTGAAGCGTTTTGCGCGCTTTTTGTGGGTCGGCGAGGATATCTGCCGGCGCATGTTCGCTTACTACGAGTCGCACATCGGCATCAGCTTCGATTCGCAGCAGGCGCATCGCAATGCGCCGACCATCGCCAGTCCGGCATTGATCGTGCACGACCTGGACGATCGCGAAGTGCCTTGGTCGGAAGGCGAACGCTACGCGCGTTACTGGCCGGACTCGCGCCTGCTGAGCACGCAGGGGCTGGGCCACAACCGCATCGCCGACGACGGCAACGTGATCGGCGCGGCACTGCGGTTCCTGCACGGCGAGCAGGTCGGCGACAAAGTGGTTTCGAGCGAAAACCTGCCTTACGGGTTCGCCTGA
- a CDS encoding GNAT family N-acetyltransferase, which produces MSAAPHPELRLRPAVEADLAAIAALYAREVREGVATYEYDVPNDAEMRRRWRAIVEAGYPYLVAEFVDAGAATFAGYAYATSYRTRIGYRWTVENSVYVEPACHGRGVGRALMRQLIQDCTALGFRQMVAVIGDGSNAASVSLHERLGFQLAGVFPGIGRKHGRWLDTVQMVLALGDGKVGEPDENVPGLPLR; this is translated from the coding sequence TTGAGCGCCGCGCCGCACCCCGAGTTGCGGCTGCGCCCGGCCGTCGAGGCCGACCTGGCCGCGATCGCCGCGCTGTACGCCCGCGAAGTGCGCGAGGGCGTGGCGACCTATGAGTACGACGTGCCCAACGACGCCGAAATGCGTCGTCGCTGGCGCGCGATCGTCGAGGCCGGCTATCCCTATCTGGTCGCGGAGTTCGTCGATGCCGGCGCCGCCACGTTCGCCGGCTATGCCTATGCGACCTCGTACCGGACCCGCATCGGCTATCGCTGGACGGTGGAGAACTCGGTCTATGTCGAACCCGCCTGCCACGGCCGCGGCGTCGGCCGCGCGCTGATGCGGCAGCTGATCCAGGACTGCACCGCGCTGGGCTTCCGGCAGATGGTCGCGGTGATCGGCGACGGCAGCAACGCGGCCTCGGTGAGCCTGCACGAGCGGCTCGGGTTCCAGCTGGCCGGGGTGTTTCCCGGCATCGGCCGCAAGCACGGGCGCTGGCTCGATACCGTGCAGATGGTACTCGCGCTCGGCGACGGCAAGGTCGGCGAGCCGGATGAGAACGTGCCCGGGCTGCCGCTGCGCTAG
- the cmk gene encoding (d)CMP kinase, with protein MNSASSDNSSIPVLTIDGPSGSGKGTISRLVAQRLGWHYLDSGALYRAVGVAAGWADLDLADPAALVRCAFDTRIGFRDDEAGELRVLVNEQDATDELRTETAGAAASAIAAIPEVRAALKDRQRAFRQPPGLVADGRDMGTVIFPDAPFKVFLTASADERAERRYKQLKDKGVSVTLDGLLREILARDARDAQRAVAPLRPAEDAVRIDTTGLGIDTVVEQVLALLPAR; from the coding sequence ATGAACAGCGCATCTTCCGACAACAGCAGCATCCCCGTCCTCACCATCGACGGGCCCTCGGGCTCGGGCAAGGGCACCATCAGCCGTCTGGTCGCGCAGCGACTGGGCTGGCATTACCTGGACTCGGGCGCCTTGTACCGGGCCGTCGGCGTCGCCGCCGGTTGGGCCGACCTGGACCTGGCCGACCCGGCGGCCCTGGTTCGCTGCGCCTTCGACACCCGTATCGGCTTTCGCGACGACGAAGCCGGTGAGCTGCGGGTGCTGGTCAACGAGCAGGACGCCACCGACGAATTGCGCACCGAAACCGCCGGCGCGGCCGCCTCGGCGATCGCCGCGATTCCGGAGGTCCGGGCCGCCCTGAAGGACCGCCAGCGTGCCTTCCGCCAGCCGCCGGGGCTGGTCGCCGACGGTCGCGACATGGGCACGGTCATCTTCCCGGACGCCCCGTTCAAGGTCTTTCTGACCGCCAGTGCCGACGAGCGCGCGGAAAGGCGCTATAAGCAGTTGAAAGACAAAGGGGTTTCAGTTACTTTAGATGGTCTGCTGCGGGAGATTCTTGCCCGCGACGCCCGTGACGCCCAGCGCGCGGTGGCTCCCTTGCGACCGGCTGAAGATGCCGTCCGCATCGATACCACCGGGCTTGGAATCGACACGGTAGTCGAACAGGTGCTGGCGTTGTTGCCTGCGCGCTGA
- a CDS encoding efflux RND transporter permease subunit, translated as MSSVAEISIKRPITTIMLFVSMFVIGLIAAVRLPLESLPDISAPFLFIQLPYDGSTPEEVERTIMRPAEEALATMTGIKSMQGNATATGASIFLQFKDWDRDISIAASDARERIDAIMDDLPDGFQRYFVFKWSSSDQAVLQVRLAGDMDLSREYDLIDREFKRRLERIPGVAKVEIGGAAPNEVEIAILPDRMVAHDVDLNTLTRKLQALNFSISAGEIEDGGRRLRVQPIGQVIDLEQFRNLVINTSGLKLRDIADIRLKPARLDTGRRLDGRPAIGLDIFKERSANLVEVSKLALAEVEAIRAQPALSNIEIKVVQNQGEEVTDSLLELGEAGAIGLLLSIAVLFFFLRHWPSTLMVTLAIPICFVMTLGFMHFVGVTLNVLSLMGLLLAVGMLVDNAVVVVESIYQEREKMPEQPQLASIIGTRHVAIALSAGTLCHCIVFLPNLIGETNNISIFMSQIAITISVSLLASWLVAVSLIPMISARMKTPPAVNKTTGLIPRLQRNYAHFLRWTLEHRGLSVIGIILVVALSIVPMMLTKFDMFGNDGGKEAFISYHWKGNYTRDQMSAEILKTEQFLEPRRKEFHIKQIYSFFSENNGGNAGTRLQFVDGEVENTKAMTERISKVLPKSAKAEIVVSLDGGDGGGGGGQDGKSVQVQLVGDSTETLSELAGDIVPILSRRSELRDVRVDVGDRNSELNVRVDRERAASFGFSVEEVSRFVGLALRGAQLRDFQRGETEVPVWARFAGAEKFGIENLSEFTVRSPDGRSVPLLAMVDVNVRPTASQINRNNRQTTLTIQANLNAKTTTPEARKAMEETLKKVAFPAGYSYSFDGSSFERDDDAGKQMMINLVLALVMIYVVMAAVFESLLFPAAIMSCVVFSIFGVFWLFWLTGSSFTIMAFIGILVLMGVVVNNGIVMVEHINNLRRRGLSRNEALVEGSRERLRPIMMTMGTAILAMIPISLSDTVVLGGLAYSPMARAVAGGLAFSTVVSLLFLPTIYAILDDMREGTSVLVSRARGKPARGGEAPALA; from the coding sequence ATGAGCAGCGTTGCCGAGATCAGCATCAAGCGGCCGATCACGACCATCATGCTGTTCGTGTCGATGTTCGTGATCGGTTTGATCGCGGCGGTGCGGCTGCCGCTGGAGTCGCTGCCGGACATCTCCGCGCCGTTCTTGTTCATCCAACTGCCTTACGACGGCTCCACGCCGGAGGAAGTCGAGCGCACCATCATGCGTCCGGCCGAGGAAGCGTTGGCGACGATGACCGGCATCAAGAGCATGCAGGGCAACGCGACCGCCACCGGCGCCTCGATCTTCCTGCAGTTCAAGGATTGGGACCGCGATATCTCGATCGCGGCCTCGGATGCGCGCGAGCGCATCGACGCGATCATGGACGATCTGCCCGACGGCTTTCAGCGCTACTTCGTGTTCAAGTGGTCCAGCTCCGACCAGGCCGTGCTGCAGGTGCGGCTGGCCGGCGACATGGACCTCAGCCGCGAATACGACCTGATCGATCGCGAGTTCAAGCGTCGCCTCGAACGCATTCCCGGCGTGGCCAAGGTCGAGATCGGCGGCGCGGCGCCCAACGAGGTCGAGATCGCGATCCTGCCCGATCGCATGGTCGCGCACGACGTGGATCTCAACACCCTGACCAGGAAACTGCAGGCGCTGAACTTCTCGATTTCCGCCGGCGAGATCGAAGACGGCGGGCGCCGCCTGCGGGTGCAGCCGATCGGCCAGGTGATCGACCTGGAACAGTTCCGCAACCTGGTCATCAACACCTCCGGCCTGAAGCTGCGCGACATCGCCGACATCCGCCTCAAGCCCGCGCGCCTGGACACCGGCCGGCGCCTTGACGGGCGTCCGGCGATCGGCCTGGACATCTTCAAGGAGCGCAGCGCCAACCTGGTGGAAGTCTCCAAGCTGGCGCTGGCCGAGGTCGAGGCGATCCGCGCGCAACCGGCGCTGAGCAATATCGAAATCAAGGTGGTGCAGAACCAGGGCGAGGAAGTCACCGACTCGCTGCTCGAACTCGGCGAGGCCGGCGCGATCGGCCTGTTGCTGTCGATCGCGGTGCTGTTCTTCTTCCTGCGGCATTGGCCGTCGACGCTGATGGTGACCCTGGCGATTCCGATCTGCTTCGTGATGACCCTGGGCTTCATGCACTTCGTCGGCGTGACCCTCAACGTGTTGTCGCTGATGGGCCTGCTGCTGGCGGTGGGCATGCTGGTGGACAACGCGGTGGTGGTGGTCGAGAGCATCTACCAGGAACGCGAGAAGATGCCCGAGCAGCCGCAACTGGCCTCGATCATCGGCACCCGCCACGTCGCCATCGCACTGTCGGCCGGCACCTTGTGCCACTGCATCGTGTTCCTGCCGAACCTGATCGGCGAGACCAACAACATCAGCATCTTCATGTCGCAGATCGCGATCACCATCTCGGTGTCGCTGCTGGCGTCGTGGCTGGTCGCGGTCAGCCTGATCCCGATGATCTCGGCGCGCATGAAGACGCCGCCGGCGGTCAACAAGACCACCGGCCTGATCCCGCGCCTGCAGCGCAACTACGCGCATTTCCTGCGCTGGACTCTGGAGCATCGCGGCCTGAGCGTGATCGGCATCATCCTGGTGGTGGCGCTCAGCATCGTGCCGATGATGCTGACCAAGTTCGACATGTTCGGTAACGACGGCGGCAAGGAAGCCTTCATCTCCTATCACTGGAAGGGCAACTACACCCGCGATCAGATGTCGGCGGAAATCCTCAAGACCGAGCAGTTCCTGGAACCTCGGCGCAAGGAATTCCACATCAAGCAGATCTACTCGTTCTTCAGCGAGAACAACGGCGGCAACGCCGGCACGCGCCTGCAGTTCGTCGATGGCGAGGTGGAAAACACCAAGGCCATGACCGAGCGCATCAGCAAGGTGCTGCCCAAGTCGGCCAAGGCCGAAATCGTCGTCAGCCTGGACGGCGGCGACGGCGGTGGCGGCGGCGGGCAGGACGGCAAGAGCGTGCAGGTGCAACTGGTCGGCGATTCGACCGAAACCCTGTCGGAACTGGCCGGCGATATCGTGCCGATCCTGTCGCGGCGTTCGGAACTGCGCGATGTGCGGGTGGACGTGGGCGATCGCAATTCCGAGCTCAACGTGCGGGTGGACCGCGAGCGCGCGGCCTCGTTCGGTTTCAGCGTCGAGGAAGTCTCGCGCTTCGTCGGCCTGGCCTTGCGCGGCGCCCAACTGCGCGATTTCCAGCGCGGCGAAACCGAAGTTCCGGTGTGGGCACGTTTCGCCGGCGCGGAGAAATTCGGGATCGAGAACCTGTCCGAATTCACCGTGCGCTCGCCCGACGGCCGCAGCGTGCCGCTGTTGGCGATGGTCGATGTCAACGTGCGCCCGACCGCCAGCCAGATCAACCGCAACAACCGCCAGACCACGCTGACCATCCAGGCCAACCTCAACGCCAAGACCACCACGCCCGAAGCGCGCAAGGCGATGGAGGAGACGCTGAAGAAGGTCGCGTTCCCGGCCGGCTACAGCTACAGCTTCGACGGCAGCTCGTTCGAGCGCGACGACGACGCGGGCAAGCAGATGATGATCAATCTGGTGCTGGCGCTGGTGATGATCTACGTGGTGATGGCGGCGGTGTTCGAGTCGCTGCTGTTCCCGGCGGCGATCATGAGCTGCGTGGTGTTCTCGATCTTCGGCGTGTTCTGGCTGTTCTGGCTGACCGGCAGCTCGTTCACGATCATGGCCTTCATCGGCATCCTGGTGCTGATGGGCGTGGTGGTGAACAACGGCATCGTCATGGTCGAGCACATCAACAACCTGCGCCGGCGCGGCTTGTCGCGCAACGAGGCCTTGGTGGAAGGCAGCCGCGAACGTCTGCGTCCGATCATGATGACGATGGGCACGGCGATCCTGGCGATGATTCCGATCTCGCTCAGCGACACGGTGGTGCTCGGCGGCCTGGCGTATTCGCCGATGGCGCGCGCGGTCGCCGGTGGCCTGGCGTTCTCGACCGTGGTCAGCCTGCTGTTCCTGCCGACGATCTACGCGATCCTCGACGACATGCGCGAAGGCACCTCGGTGCTGGTGAGTCGCGCGCGCGGCAAGCCCGCGCGCGGCGGTGAGGCGCCGGCGTTGGCGTAA
- a CDS encoding carbon-nitrogen hydrolase, with amino-acid sequence MKHTTLPVALIQDRDHGSREANLANIESRVGEAAKQGAKLVLLQELHNGPYFCQHESVAEFDLAEPIPGPSTQRLGALAKQHGVVLVSSLFERRAAGLYHNTAVVYEADGSIAGKYRKMHIPDDPGFYEKFYFTPGDIGFEPIQTSVGRLGVLVCWDQWYPEGARLMALAGAELLLYPTAIGWDPDDQQDEKDRQRMAWILSHRGHAVANGLPVLSVNRVGHEPSPIGASGIQFWGSSHVLGPQGEFLAQAKTAEPEIVMAQVDLGRSEQVRRIWPFLRDRRIDAYGDLLKRYRD; translated from the coding sequence ATGAAGCACACCACCCTCCCCGTCGCCCTGATCCAGGACCGCGACCACGGCTCGCGCGAGGCCAACCTGGCCAACATCGAAAGCCGCGTCGGCGAAGCCGCCAAGCAGGGCGCCAAGCTGGTCCTGCTGCAGGAACTGCACAACGGGCCGTATTTCTGCCAGCACGAGTCGGTGGCCGAGTTCGATCTGGCCGAGCCGATCCCGGGCCCGAGCACGCAGCGCCTGGGCGCGCTGGCAAAGCAGCACGGCGTGGTGCTGGTCAGCTCGCTGTTCGAGCGCCGCGCGGCCGGGCTGTATCACAACACCGCGGTGGTCTATGAAGCCGACGGCTCCATCGCCGGCAAGTACCGCAAGATGCACATCCCGGACGATCCGGGCTTCTACGAGAAGTTCTATTTCACTCCGGGCGATATCGGCTTCGAGCCGATCCAGACCTCGGTCGGCCGCCTCGGCGTGCTGGTGTGCTGGGACCAGTGGTACCCGGAAGGCGCGCGGCTGATGGCGCTGGCCGGCGCCGAACTGCTGCTGTACCCGACCGCGATCGGCTGGGACCCGGACGATCAGCAGGACGAAAAAGACCGCCAGCGCATGGCCTGGATCCTCAGCCACCGCGGCCACGCGGTCGCCAACGGCTTGCCGGTGCTCAGCGTCAACCGGGTCGGGCACGAGCCCTCGCCGATCGGCGCCTCGGGCATCCAGTTCTGGGGCTCCAGCCATGTGCTCGGGCCGCAGGGCGAGTTCCTTGCGCAAGCCAAGACCGCCGAGCCGGAAATCGTGATGGCGCAAGTCGATCTGGGCCGCAGCGAGCAGGTGCGGCGGATTTGGCCGTTCCTGCGCGACCGCCGCATCGACGCCTACGGCGACCTGCTCAAGCGGTATCGCGATTGA
- a CDS encoding TetR/AcrR family transcriptional regulator, translating to MSALTATNKGAATREAILDQAYGIACSAGLEGLSIGPLAAAVGMSKSGVFAHFGSREDLQLAVLDMASQRFVDYVMMPALKQPRGLPRLRAIADNWFDWARHTEGGCVLLGAVSEYDDRPGALRTAVVDQQKRWYQVLGKAVQLAIDSGELGADTDTAQLAFEIYGLALVVHHDSGLFGYDSATERGRRAFERLIRSYASPTA from the coding sequence ATGTCAGCTCTGACCGCCACCAATAAAGGCGCCGCCACCCGCGAGGCCATCCTCGACCAGGCCTACGGCATCGCTTGCTCGGCCGGGTTGGAAGGCTTGTCGATCGGCCCGCTCGCGGCCGCGGTGGGCATGTCCAAGAGCGGCGTATTCGCCCACTTCGGCTCGCGCGAAGATCTGCAACTGGCGGTGCTGGACATGGCCAGCCAGCGCTTCGTCGATTACGTGATGATGCCGGCGCTGAAGCAGCCGCGCGGTCTGCCGCGGCTGCGCGCCATCGCCGACAACTGGTTCGACTGGGCCCGCCACACCGAGGGCGGCTGCGTGCTGCTCGGCGCGGTCAGCGAGTACGACGACCGCCCCGGCGCCCTGCGCACCGCCGTGGTCGATCAGCAAAAACGCTGGTATCAGGTCCTGGGCAAGGCCGTGCAACTGGCCATCGACAGCGGCGAACTCGGCGCCGACACCGATACCGCGCAGCTGGCGTTCGAAATCTACGGACTGGCCCTGGTCGTGCACCACGACTCGGGTCTGTTCGGTTACGACTCGGCCACCGAACGCGGCCGCCGCGCCTTCGAGCGCCTGATCCGCTCCTACGCTTCCCCCACCGCCTGA
- a CDS encoding TraB/GumN family protein produces MNEPLNDGLQGQPHAIVERDGVRYTLLGTAHVSQASVDAVRDAIGSGRYDAVAVELDAQRLQALTDPDALAKLDLIQVIRSGKTALFAANLALAAYQRRLAEQLGIEPGAELKRAVLEARQRELPVHLIDREVGLTFRRASQRLGFWGRAKLGVGLISSLFAADEVGEEEIEKLKQGDMLESSFGEFAAESPQLYETVIAERDSYMAARLRETVGESREVLAVIGAGHLQGLAKHLREDKEDPIAQRTALEQVQTKSKVPWVMIVITSLILAGIGWGFWKGGAAMGADLLLQWVLFTGGLAALGCLIAGGHPLSIITAAVVAPLKPFRPGVPTGALSALVEVHRRKPAYGDFMALRDDAQTVKGWYRNRVARVVLNFMLTNIGTGIGVWLAGFRIASKLVG; encoded by the coding sequence ATGAATGAACCGCTGAACGACGGCCTGCAAGGCCAACCGCATGCCATCGTCGAACGAGACGGCGTCCGCTACACCCTGCTGGGCACCGCGCACGTCTCCCAGGCCAGCGTCGATGCGGTTCGCGACGCGATCGGCAGCGGCCGGTACGACGCGGTCGCGGTCGAGCTCGATGCCCAGCGCCTGCAGGCGCTGACCGATCCGGACGCACTGGCCAAGCTCGACCTGATCCAGGTGATCCGCTCGGGCAAGACCGCGTTGTTCGCGGCCAATCTGGCCCTGGCCGCGTATCAGCGCCGGCTGGCCGAGCAACTGGGCATCGAACCGGGCGCCGAACTCAAGCGCGCGGTGCTGGAAGCGCGCCAGCGCGAGCTGCCGGTGCATCTGATCGACCGCGAAGTCGGCCTGACCTTCCGCCGCGCTTCGCAGCGGCTGGGTTTCTGGGGCCGGGCCAAGCTCGGCGTCGGCCTGATCAGCAGCCTGTTCGCCGCCGATGAGGTCGGCGAGGAAGAAATCGAGAAGCTCAAGCAGGGCGACATGCTCGAATCGAGCTTCGGCGAGTTCGCCGCCGAGAGCCCGCAGTTGTACGAAACCGTGATCGCCGAGCGCGACAGCTACATGGCCGCGCGCCTGCGCGAAACCGTCGGCGAGTCGCGCGAAGTGCTGGCGGTGATCGGCGCCGGCCACCTGCAGGGTCTGGCCAAGCATCTGCGCGAAGACAAGGAAGACCCGATCGCGCAGCGCACCGCGCTGGAGCAGGTGCAGACCAAGAGCAAGGTGCCGTGGGTGATGATCGTGATCACCTCGCTGATCCTGGCCGGCATCGGCTGGGGCTTCTGGAAGGGCGGCGCGGCGATGGGCGCGGACCTGCTGCTGCAGTGGGTGCTGTTCACCGGCGGTCTGGCCGCGCTGGGTTGCCTGATCGCCGGCGGCCATCCCTTGAGCATCATCACCGCCGCTGTGGTCGCGCCGCTCAAGCCGTTCCGTCCCGGCGTTCCGACCGGCGCGCTGAGCGCGTTGGTGGAAGTGCATCGCCGCAAGCCGGCTTACGGCGATTTCATGGCCTTGCGCGACGATGCGCAGACGGTGAAGGGGTGGTATCGCAATCGGGTGGCGCGCGTGGTTTTGAATTTCATGCTGACCAATATCGGTACGGGTATCGGGGTTTGGTTGGCGGGGTTTCGGATTGCCAGCAAGTTGGTGGGGTAG
- the ykgO gene encoding type B 50S ribosomal protein L36 — protein MKVLSSLKSAKARHRDCKVVRRRGKVFVICKSNPRFKARQR, from the coding sequence ATGAAGGTCCTGTCCTCCCTGAAGTCGGCGAAGGCCCGTCACCGCGACTGCAAAGTCGTCCGCCGCCGCGGCAAGGTCTTCGTGATTTGCAAGTCGAACCCGCGTTTCAAGGCGCGTCAGCGCTAA